The nucleotide window TCTCAAACCACCACTTGTATTTTCAACATTTGTGAGTTACGTTGTCAACTGTCAGTTTCTTATTTCAACACCACTTGTTAAATCAGAATAGTGCACATACCAAACACgttaaataaataatcctaaaACACCTTGAATTCGATTACCTGCCTACCTCTTATCTGTTTGTTTGCTAATAAATAAGcacattaaataaaaaatatcgAATCagagggtctcactggaagcagacTCTTTATTCCTATAGGCCTatagggtagaggtaaggttgtgtacatcttaccctcctcagaccctacgtTAGTTTTACTATTGATGAGATTTACTTAGTATGATGATTgatgattaaataaataaaaataacccTGACTCCATCAGCACTagaataataattaataatattactTATAGTAAACCATCCCATGAGATTAAAACTGCTTTTTAGTGCTTCCGTAGTGGCACGGGACATAGCATCGCACCCCCCATAGCGCCGGGAACCCCGCCCTGGGGGCACTATGCGGCGGATTTGGTTGTTCTTCGCAAAAATTTTAGCGGctagttttgttttgtttcgaGATATTACCGTTGATAAACGgttagtttaataaaaaaaaatcttaattttcttatatctatctatctatctatctatatatacacacaaaccATTCTACCATCCTACATCCAACAAACCTCATACACAAAGCATTCAACAAATTTCTTAAATTATTTCTTTGCAATGGCTTCGCCTCCGTCGGATGATTCGTTCATTGATCTATACCAAAGATTTTTTTTCCTACGACGAGGGGGAGGAGGAAGCGGTTACGACTTACGAGTGCGTGTGCCCTAGCGGTTCAAACCATGCATCAAGTTAACCGTTCTCCTCCGCGCCTGATATTGAGGAGAACGTACGTTGTGCAAGACCGTGAAGGCGCAAATGAGCGTTTAATGAAGGATTATTTCGATCCTACATTGGTTTGAGGCCCCGATGTTTTTAGGCGCCGATTTCGGATGAATAAAAGGTTATTTTTGTGCATTAAGGATGATTTGGAAGGTAAGTATGACCACTTCAAGCAAAGAATCGACGTGAGAGGATACCTAGGATTCACCGCAATTCAAAAGGTAACATCCGCGTTACGTGTACTCGCCTAAGGAAACACGCACGACATAAACGACGAGTACTTGAAGATGGCGGAGAAAACGACACACGACACCTTGAACTATTTCTGCTACGATATATTTTTACTTACTCGCatagtttttatataattttaaaaaaaataaatacgtttatatataatttataattttttagTTATATGCCAATTATATGGAAAACGTTACTTGAAAAACCCAACTTGGAACGACCTTCAACAAATATACGAGGTGCATTTAGAAAAACATGGAATACCTCGCATGATTGGTAGTTTGGACTCTCATCAAGGGCGTTGGTATAATTGTCCAACTGCATGGCAAGGTCAACATACACGTGGTGACCAGAAAGGACCAACGTTGGTTTTACAAGCAGTTGCCTCTTACGACCTTTGGGTTTGGCCGGCCTTCTTTTGTTGTAATTCCTTTCGATCGGGTTTCGTTTTTTCACTTTTAACATAAAAATATGATGTTTTCTAAAATTCCGAGCATATCATTGGGATgtgtttatttttatctacgtttagacataaattttatttaaaactataCACGGTAATATAAAGTGATGTCATTTACCCTTTTCGTTATTTAACTAATACAATATGTCGTTTTATAAGCCGTCTACCTTTTTTCATTATTTGAGTAATACAATATGACGTTTAATAAAATTTGGAATATACCATTgcaatttgtttatttttatccACGATTCAATAAAAAATTATTCAAACAAACATCGGTTTCGGTGTTGTATTCGGTTTTATGGTTTTTTCAAGACGGTGATACCAAATTCgttgagtttttttttatatacagttacatcttttactttttttttgttatttgagtAACATAATTTATAATTTTGAATACACCATGCAACATGCTAATTTTTATCTCTAATCCGATAAAACTTTTAATCTCACGAGGAAATATAGttgattttttttgttctttatcgTGACTATTGTGACGAACCGAACCAATATTGTTTGAACTATACgtattcatttttatagttttctcgTAAAAAAATGATTATAAACAAAGTTGTATTGCAATAGAGTATTTTTACTACCATATGCTATAGCGAGGGTTAGTGACCAAACCAATGCCCCCACCCGaacatcggtaccgatatttgtttttatagttttcgatcgatgtaaaacatgtgtGGATATCCTTTTAGGCATGTCTCTTTTGATTGCTATATCAAGTGCAGATATCGTATCGATACCTTAACAAACCAAACCAATACCAACCAAAATCCTGCCGCGAAACGCGGGAACCCCACTGATATCTATAAAGTATAAACCATATTTTGTGCttttaaataatttattataGAGCAATAAAGATTTCAACAACCAAAGAATCTAGCAATCAAGTAACATTAAGTGATCAATGAGCAATTTACATGAATCACAAATTCATACACGAGTAGATTGTGCAATGAAGAACTCATAAAGAAAATAGCCAATGCCAACGGTCGTCTCTTGTTTTGTTTGAGTATGTGATTCGTTGAAAAAGATTGAGAAACAACGATGAAAGACATGACGGACGCTTCAGTAACCATTTCAAGGCAGTCTCTAACAGGTATACCCAATACCCGCGGGTATGCCGATAACCGACaagtattgggccgggtatggggcACAATTTTACAACCTATGGGACTAGCTAGGATTACCTACACATCCCGCCCATTGCCATTATCCGTAGCTTTACCTGAACACCTTAAATGTAATGCCGAAATTGATATTATATGAGTTCGAGTATTAGAGCTCAATCCACCTTTGAGAGAATTGAAGTAAATGATATATCTTGAGTTAGAAGATAAAGCATTGAAATTTATTCATATTCAcacatatatatgtgtatatatattatatattcaAGTACATCAATTCGATTTGTTTGGAGGGAACAACTAATTCCAAAAAAAATATGACATCCTCCACCTGTTTTTCCTGTTAAAAATACATATTATTATTCCACACGAAAAACACATTCGCTTAATCAATCAGTTGCAGGAGCTATACCCACGATGATCAAGCTAACGCATCAGCACCAGCAACAATTTCCAAAATCTCTCCTGTAATCTTGGCCTGGCGCTGTCGATTGTAAACCCGAGACAAGTTCTTCTTCAACTCTGAAGCGTTATCCGTTGCATTCCCCATTGCAGTCATTCTTGCAGCAAGCTCACTTGCCAATGACTCCTGCAAAGCCCTCAATATCTGACTGTTCAGATACAACGGCAACAAAGCATCAAGAATCTGAACCGGGTCTTGTTCGAACTGCAAGATCGGTGAAAAGTCCATTGTATCGGCCCTAACCACATCTCGTTCCACGGTCAACTTCCCCTCTTTAGTAGTCAACCTAAAGAACTCGTCTTCAGCAGCATCAACACAGACTCCGTTGATGTCACAAATCTCTCCTTTTGGTGACAATGGAAGTAAAGTATGAATCACAGGATCAGATTTCACTAAAGACACAAACTTTGTGTACAAAAGTTCCACTTTATCCACTTCTTCACTTACAAACAGCGAAAACACATCGTCTGCAATCGCCTGAGCTTCTTTCGCAGTCGGAAGATTGCTTCCGTCAAGAAACTTATCCACCGGAATGTACGGTCGCCGGAGGAAATACGAattaccctttttacccacaCTGATGACAACATAATCAAGACCAAGAGTCTTGAGTTCCTTGATTCTTGCTTCGGCTTTTTTCAAGATAAAGTTATTGAACCCACCGCAGAGACCACGGTCTCCGGTGACCACCACAAGCGCG belongs to Helianthus annuus cultivar XRQ/B chromosome 5, HanXRQr2.0-SUNRISE, whole genome shotgun sequence and includes:
- the LOC110939630 gene encoding ATP synthase gamma chain, chloroplastic codes for the protein MSCSNLTMWVSSSKPSLDSSSPLSFRSFITPSPIPTSNPSNSNYGISKSSSSIHCSLRDLRTRIDSVKNTQKITEAMKLVAAAKVRRAQEAVVNARPFSETLVEVLYSINEQLQTEDVDVPLTNIRPVKKVALVVVTGDRGLCGGFNNFILKKAEARIKELKTLGLDYVVISVGKKGNSYFLRRPYIPVDKFLDGSNLPTAKEAQAIADDVFSLFVSEEVDKVELLYTKFVSLVKSDPVIHTLLPLSPKGEICDINGVCVDAAEDEFFRLTTKEGKLTVERDVVRADTMDFSPILQFEQDPVQILDALLPLYLNSQILRALQESLASELAARMTAMGNATDNASELKKNLSRVYNRQRQAKITGEILEIVAGADALA